In Liquorilactobacillus nagelii DSM 13675, the following proteins share a genomic window:
- the flgM gene encoding flagellar biosynthesis anti-sigma factor FlgM — translation MMKIEGNYNNDIKVDLSNNQFSPSNSAHTVKNTQAETANGVTLSTTAKKILANENNDRGFDANKVNELKKLIANGKYQASPEEIVTGMFDEIKAQGKH, via the coding sequence ATGATGAAAATTGAGGGCAACTATAACAATGACATTAAAGTTGATTTAAGCAATAATCAGTTTTCACCCAGCAATTCAGCTCATACAGTTAAAAACACGCAGGCTGAAACAGCTAACGGTGTGACTCTATCAACGACTGCCAAAAAAATATTAGCAAATGAAAATAATGATCGTGGTTTTGATGCAAATAAAGTTAATGAACTAAAAAAATTGATTGCAAATGGCAAGTACCAAGCATCACCTGAAGAAATTGTTACGGGGATGTTTGATGAAATCAAAGCTCAAGGGAAGCACTGA
- a CDS encoding flagellar protein FlgN, with translation MKAAEFEQLLRRFCRLLQQEKKYLISNQPDKLIPLVEEKQKYVRPFQEYPGQVTVRMKELIQQIQASQQENLLLTKQAMGFEEMMLKSIRSNLKTPGTIYSPDKSKRAADSLSLIDWEA, from the coding sequence ATGAAGGCAGCTGAATTTGAACAATTATTACGTCGTTTTTGCCGGCTGCTGCAGCAAGAAAAAAAATATTTGATTAGTAATCAGCCGGACAAACTCATACCATTAGTTGAAGAAAAGCAAAAGTATGTCCGGCCTTTTCAAGAATATCCGGGTCAAGTAACAGTTAGAATGAAAGAATTAATCCAACAGATTCAAGCATCACAGCAAGAAAATTTGTTATTAACTAAACAGGCAATGGGATTTGAAGAAATGATGTTAAAATCAATTCGCAGTAATTTGAAAACCCCAGGAACAATTTATTCACCAGATAAATCAAAGAGAGCTGCTGATAGTCTTTCTTTAATTGACTGGGAAGCCTAG
- the flgK gene encoding flagellar hook-associated protein FlgK codes for MSLFGALNVGNSGMSANQVAMETSGNNIANANTPGYSRQQVSMTEQPAFYEPGIGSVGTGVDVTGIHRVVDDFVRTQARDANSKYQYYQEKSDKLGQLQDILNEPSSNGIVKQLSTLTTAWNTLADDPELGTAKSSVVEDASSFADTVKEMAGNISDLGDNITSTLAKNALDFNSDVKQLQTLNQQIYNLTSVGQTPNDLLDQRDATLKNLSTIADVTTSVDNYGRVSLKLGDQTILNGDTRNTLSVVTANVDGTATIAKDGDTVDGQQQVSSNYPANTILLTQTGDDDQVNYSQVNIDNGTIGGLETAAEEVTQRLQELNNFATTIAKTINMVYTNGQSSTSGFFEIGNDASSYASKMAVNSALAADPDKLTTGASGAAGDNSVATAIVNLSTQKFDYPITDSQLNSYNKTTMTFDASASGKTYSDAFNNIVTKNAISKQQADNLATAQNSVLSQLNNQDQTVSGVSVNEEITNVIAYQRGFEANARVISVISDMLDTLINKTGV; via the coding sequence TTGAGTTTATTTGGAGCATTAAATGTTGGAAATAGTGGTATGAGCGCTAATCAGGTAGCCATGGAAACCAGTGGTAATAATATTGCCAATGCGAATACTCCTGGTTATTCAAGACAGCAAGTCAGCATGACTGAGCAGCCGGCATTTTATGAACCGGGGATTGGATCAGTTGGGACTGGAGTCGATGTAACTGGCATTCATCGAGTAGTAGATGATTTTGTTAGAACGCAAGCGCGGGATGCTAATTCAAAATACCAGTATTACCAAGAAAAGTCTGACAAGCTTGGTCAGTTGCAAGACATTTTAAATGAACCATCAAGTAATGGAATCGTTAAGCAATTGTCAACTTTGACAACTGCTTGGAATACACTTGCTGATGATCCTGAGTTGGGAACTGCTAAATCTTCAGTAGTTGAAGATGCCAGTTCATTTGCTGATACTGTTAAAGAAATGGCAGGTAATATCTCTGATTTAGGGGACAACATTACAAGTACCCTAGCCAAGAATGCACTTGATTTTAATAGTGATGTTAAGCAGTTACAGACACTTAATCAGCAAATTTATAATTTGACAAGTGTTGGTCAAACACCGAATGATTTGCTTGACCAGCGAGATGCAACCCTGAAGAATTTGTCGACCATTGCTGATGTGACAACTTCGGTTGATAATTATGGCCGAGTTTCATTGAAGTTAGGCGATCAGACGATTTTAAACGGTGATACTCGTAATACATTAAGTGTGGTAACTGCTAATGTAGATGGGACAGCAACGATTGCTAAAGATGGTGATACAGTTGATGGTCAACAGCAAGTTAGCAGTAATTATCCGGCAAATACCATTTTACTAACTCAAACTGGTGATGATGATCAAGTCAATTACAGTCAAGTAAACATTGATAACGGCACAATTGGCGGCTTGGAAACTGCGGCGGAAGAGGTTACTCAACGATTACAAGAATTGAATAATTTTGCAACGACAATTGCCAAAACAATTAATATGGTTTATACCAATGGGCAAAGTAGTACGAGTGGCTTTTTTGAAATTGGTAATGATGCCAGTTCGTATGCTTCTAAAATGGCAGTTAACTCTGCTTTAGCAGCTGATCCAGATAAATTAACTACCGGTGCTAGTGGTGCTGCAGGTGATAATTCTGTGGCGACAGCGATTGTTAATCTGAGTACCCAAAAGTTCGATTATCCAATAACTGACAGCCAATTGAATTCATATAATAAAACAACGATGACTTTTGACGCATCAGCTAGCGGTAAAACTTATTCAGATGCTTTTAATAATATTGTTACTAAAAATGCAATTTCTAAACAGCAAGCTGATAATTTAGCGACTGCCCAGAATTCAGTTCTAAGTCAGCTAAACAATCAAGATCAGACTGTGTCTGGAGTATCAGTCAATGAAGAAATTACCAATGTCATTGCTTACCAACGTGGCTTCGAAGCTAATGCCCGGGTGATTAGTGTTATTTCTGATATGCTTGATACTTTGATTAACAAGACAGGAGTGTGA
- the flgL gene encoding flagellar hook-associated protein FlgL — protein sequence MRIADSTMYDSFLTSYETSTAKMQKTMTQLSSQKQLTEASDDPLKASNIINLNTSIDQNAMYGDTIQDGVSWNQMQDSALSSISDVMLRMRDLIQSSANGTNGADVNSANKAEIEQDMGQIVDTLNTKYGNKYIFAGENTTTKPFELEKNAAGDVTGLKYSGTAGNLSRQIADNVSVNLFANGSKFVSNSSIGAQTASLGDYFNNVVTALNSDNKDQLSGTLLSDTDAYRDNFVNIRTQIGALTNRLQSALSRNQSQATNLKESLSNDQDVDVAAAYSKFEKEKLTYNATLAMGTKIMQTTILDYMY from the coding sequence ATGCGAATTGCTGATAGTACAATGTATGATAGTTTCTTAACCAGCTATGAAACCAGTACAGCTAAAATGCAGAAAACCATGACGCAGCTATCCAGTCAAAAACAATTAACAGAAGCTTCTGATGATCCATTAAAAGCATCTAATATCATTAATCTGAATACGTCGATTGATCAAAATGCGATGTATGGTGATACTATTCAAGATGGCGTTTCTTGGAACCAAATGCAAGATTCGGCGTTAAGTTCGATTAGTGATGTCATGTTAAGAATGCGGGATTTGATTCAAAGCTCAGCTAATGGTACAAATGGTGCAGATGTTAATAGTGCGAATAAGGCTGAAATTGAACAAGATATGGGCCAAATTGTTGATACGCTAAATACCAAGTATGGTAATAAGTATATTTTTGCGGGTGAAAACACGACAACTAAGCCTTTTGAGCTAGAAAAAAATGCTGCTGGGGATGTTACCGGCCTAAAATATAGTGGAACGGCTGGAAACTTATCAAGACAGATTGCCGATAATGTTTCGGTTAACTTGTTTGCCAACGGGAGTAAGTTCGTCTCGAATAGTAGTATCGGAGCTCAAACGGCAAGTTTAGGAGATTATTTCAACAATGTTGTAACAGCACTTAATAGTGATAATAAGGATCAATTAAGTGGAACATTACTATCAGATACAGATGCCTATCGCGATAATTTTGTTAATATCCGGACTCAAATTGGAGCTTTAACAAATCGTTTACAGTCAGCGCTAAGTCGTAATCAATCACAGGCAACCAATTTGAAAGAAAGTCTCTCAAACGATCAAGATGTTGATGTAGCAGCAGCTTATTCAAAATTTGAAAAAGAAAAGCTAACCTATAATGCAACTTTGGCCA